From Candidatus Cloacimonadota bacterium, a single genomic window includes:
- a CDS encoding UvrD-helicase domain-containing protein, producing MTQFQNAIITASAGTGKTYRLSMEYIALILRYYEHPDFRLDSILALTFTRKATAEIRERIILNLEELIKKPDSTLIASLRNFVPGDEKSLSMHEANILLSAWQEITNDLQKLQIMTIDSYTGSIFRNIIRPMKSIDSFDIDENAVEKRMPLLMDHLMKPEFRKRIDKLLSRKVQRSMDDYTKFFQSMIYNRWLFFLISRRCNLQRSYQQQARRDFKDAVKCLAQALQQGIKDPAKKGFADVLLTDVRNLFISIPQSPEEFCKALEDMLQNPIDAMNLFKVFKATPFISKTALAKDAQDNCFTLYEEALKALAEELYYRYFLPEEREILDIWEIILKQYDELAYRYKNMTYQDIAWYTFEALFSNQPPEFDFDDENSANEFYMFLSHRTRFMLIDEFQDTSLIQFNMLRPIMEEICAGAGSKDFGGLVVVGDEKQSIFGWRGGERDLLLNLRQIIAPLRDVPPEVLAQSWRSGEDMMHFINAVFSDPALKEALQAQGMNWPYSNVESARGKTDTTIEVCAKGYSNYYKTGSKVYDYFVDEMILPEYERDPKANIAVICRKGKQLATLQLLLEERGKGGIFQPSAPITEHRFVAPLIKWLRFVCYGDPLDFMAFVRSDFLLLESSALKVLIDSFARYEQVAADETTIPDLSQYPALAELIVLAQSMKQKSPYAILREITGICLKNEGKTPERDLLNLQAFLNIAADWEIAEASRGLRIPDFLSYLDENAKQEAFTQVSVEGKGGIQLLTIHKSKGLQFDKVFVLYDLSPGSHNERELYWAVDYADTQFQNIKDYALSFHFASILPYSPPSELWRSKEKQEYLEELNNLYVAFTRARQNLHILFSYNKNGSWQEFWDSKTDNLGLPIVLADACLRYYDPSEALPNGCLRRSRSYPEADQKSDKDKEEVPVTKLELHLAAPRTSPLEKALANPAKDLDYKNVYLDKRRALYGDLAHHYLSFIIYDRPEEHKRAVRECIERYGSLLGMAKIKRVLDILVLEIRKHSHLFDTRYDKVYTEFAVGNFRVDRLMLDTKAKEAVLTDYKTGGIGEMDQLDRYQAALSAHPALRGYKFQISYVSIHLTQNGTTVMSILV from the coding sequence ATGACACAGTTTCAGAATGCGATAATTACTGCCAGTGCCGGAACCGGCAAGACCTACCGTCTATCCATGGAATACATAGCTCTGATCCTCAGATACTACGAACACCCGGATTTTCGGCTGGACTCGATCCTGGCTCTCACCTTTACCCGCAAGGCTACTGCGGAGATAAGAGAGCGAATAATACTAAACCTGGAAGAGCTGATCAAAAAGCCGGATAGTACCCTGATCGCCTCTTTGCGAAACTTTGTACCGGGAGATGAGAAAAGCCTAAGCATGCATGAAGCCAACATATTACTCTCAGCCTGGCAGGAGATTACCAATGATCTTCAGAAGCTGCAGATTATGACGATAGACAGCTACACAGGCAGCATCTTCCGCAATATCATCCGGCCCATGAAGAGCATTGATAGCTTCGATATAGATGAAAATGCGGTGGAAAAGCGTATGCCGCTTTTGATGGATCATCTGATGAAGCCAGAATTTCGGAAGCGCATCGACAAACTGCTCTCCCGTAAGGTTCAACGAAGTATGGACGACTATACCAAGTTTTTCCAAAGCATGATTTACAATCGTTGGCTGTTTTTCCTGATCTCTCGCCGCTGTAACCTGCAGCGCTCATACCAACAGCAAGCCCGTAGGGACTTCAAGGACGCAGTCAAGTGTTTGGCGCAGGCCTTGCAGCAAGGGATCAAAGACCCTGCCAAAAAAGGCTTTGCGGATGTCCTGCTTACCGATGTGCGTAACCTGTTTATCTCCATCCCCCAGAGTCCGGAGGAGTTTTGCAAAGCTTTAGAAGATATGCTGCAGAATCCGATAGATGCGATGAATCTCTTCAAGGTTTTCAAAGCAACGCCGTTTATTAGCAAGACAGCCTTGGCAAAGGATGCGCAAGATAACTGCTTTACCCTTTACGAGGAAGCCCTGAAAGCTTTGGCGGAAGAGCTGTATTACCGTTACTTTCTGCCTGAAGAACGAGAGATTCTGGACATCTGGGAAATTATCCTGAAGCAGTATGATGAACTGGCCTATCGCTATAAAAACATGACTTATCAGGATATCGCTTGGTACACTTTCGAAGCTCTTTTTAGCAATCAACCTCCGGAATTTGATTTTGACGACGAGAACTCTGCCAATGAGTTTTACATGTTCCTCAGTCATCGCACGCGCTTCATGCTTATCGATGAATTTCAAGACACTTCACTCATCCAGTTCAATATGTTGCGTCCCATCATGGAAGAGATCTGCGCTGGAGCCGGGAGCAAGGATTTTGGAGGCTTGGTGGTGGTTGGTGATGAAAAGCAATCTATTTTCGGTTGGCGTGGGGGAGAACGCGATCTATTGTTGAATTTGAGACAGATCATAGCTCCCCTGCGGGACGTACCCCCCGAGGTTTTAGCGCAGTCATGGCGTTCAGGGGAAGACATGATGCATTTTATCAACGCTGTCTTCAGCGATCCTGCCTTGAAAGAAGCGCTGCAGGCACAGGGTATGAACTGGCCCTATTCCAATGTCGAATCTGCCAGGGGCAAGACGGACACCACCATCGAAGTGTGCGCCAAGGGCTATAGCAATTATTATAAGACCGGAAGCAAGGTTTACGATTACTTTGTAGATGAGATGATCCTGCCGGAATATGAGCGCGATCCCAAGGCCAATATAGCTGTTATCTGCCGCAAAGGTAAGCAGCTCGCTACCTTACAGTTACTCCTGGAAGAGCGTGGCAAAGGGGGGATATTCCAGCCTAGCGCACCGATTACCGAGCATAGGTTTGTGGCTCCGCTTATCAAATGGCTACGTTTTGTTTGCTATGGAGATCCTCTGGATTTCATGGCTTTTGTGCGTTCGGATTTCCTGCTTTTGGAGAGCTCCGCTCTAAAGGTACTAATCGACTCTTTCGCACGTTATGAGCAAGTTGCGGCCGATGAAACCACCATACCGGATCTATCGCAGTATCCTGCCTTGGCAGAGTTGATTGTTTTGGCACAAAGCATGAAGCAAAAATCCCCTTATGCTATTCTACGGGAGATTACGGGAATATGCCTGAAGAATGAGGGGAAAACCCCTGAGCGGGATTTGTTGAATCTGCAGGCATTCCTGAATATAGCTGCTGATTGGGAGATTGCTGAGGCCAGTAGAGGTTTGAGGATTCCAGATTTTTTGAGCTATCTGGATGAAAACGCAAAACAGGAAGCTTTTACTCAGGTAAGCGTAGAGGGCAAAGGCGGTATTCAATTGCTTACCATCCACAAATCCAAGGGTTTGCAGTTTGATAAAGTCTTCGTACTGTACGATCTCAGCCCTGGCTCTCATAATGAACGGGAACTCTATTGGGCAGTGGATTATGCCGATACTCAATTTCAAAACATCAAGGACTATGCCTTAAGCTTTCATTTCGCTTCTATATTACCCTACAGCCCCCCCAGTGAGCTTTGGAGAAGCAAAGAAAAACAGGAATATCTGGAGGAATTGAACAACCTCTATGTGGCTTTCACGCGTGCCAGACAAAACCTGCACATCCTCTTCAGCTACAATAAAAATGGGAGTTGGCAGGAATTCTGGGATAGTAAAACCGATAACCTGGGTCTCCCGATAGTATTGGCAGATGCGTGCTTGCGTTATTATGATCCTTCCGAAGCTCTGCCGAACGGCTGTTTACGCAGATCAAGAAGTTATCCTGAAGCAGATCAGAAAAGTGATAAGGACAAAGAAGAAGTACCGGTTACAAAGCTCGAATTGCACTTGGCTGCTCCCCGCACTTCACCTTTGGAAAAGGCTCTGGCCAATCCAGCAAAGGATCTGGACTATAAAAATGTGTATCTGGACAAACGGCGGGCTTTGTATGGGGATCTGGCACATCATTATCTCAGCTTCATTATCTACGATAGACCGGAAGAGCATAAGCGCGCTGTACGTGAGTGTATAGAGCGTTATGGTTCGCTTTTGGGAATGGCTAAAATAAAACGCGTGTTGGATATCTTGGTTCTGGAGATCAGAAAACACAGCCATCTGTTTGATACAAGATACGATAAGGTATATACAGAGTTTGCTGTGGGCAATTTTCGAGTGGATCGTTTGATGCTGGATACCAAAGCGAAAGAAGCAGTGTTGACAGATTATAAAACCGGAGGTATAGGGGAAATGGATCAATTGGATAGATACCAGGCTGCTTTGTCTGCTCACCCGGCATTACGTGGCTACAAGTTCCAGATCAGTTATGTATCCATTCATCTTACTCAGAACGGTACTACTGTCATGTCAATCTTGGTGTAG
- a CDS encoding PD-(D/E)XK nuclease family protein yields the protein MVYKVVDFSRDIIDSALESITERCIMVFPTRAVAELARKRFEPHWALQDIHWLAMEDFKATLLAEEKAQLEDEKRLLCLYQVLQEEDKQRFHIHSYGDLVDWGTNMFRFMQEFMEANRAIDDLLKLSEDHQLYIRAWQEVHLEHIHAILMRYKAFIEARGFSDRIFRLPLTDLNIPWQDYRIVLVNQFYYSKLEQEMLAGCEGAKNEVVIYYHEARVDPENWQMPVFSPEKSSALEGMEHRLNIVECENEEQAALAFLVANDASEDAVIIDANFRQKAYSVLFDDNLVASGQTFPITNSLLFRFLSMLNEIVESQTHSPGFVPLRVMCPYLTDSTIPPLILPEWDLTKQNRLERELFCLADEEVLYLDIYPRAQFDTDPTYKEKYNLLEQLCSKVFAFAREILALDSISELSELCASSLDPARFCSLDELEKTDILEQYWAALANFLGAETLGIVEDWHNIFDQPGAGIFGLWMDYLKPALLRYKLPERSIRGWEISNLLDSRNRSFRNVAFFQLVEGILPQAPGAVWLLNEGQRARLGLLSYEIIRHWERYYFFRLVFTAQNVQIYTYRNMEKNMKPSSFIGELLQLCAVEVQTRRIPASAIFQAYKEHRKEELASLIESSPIFHRKSDDDFCILPADPAVDFGTEHKIRFNSYDISLLGRNPFVWYIQGLRKLRSRNTWLKESVSPALFGILMHSFFTEILGKKPGKHNSVTELKAVFTDSTKLRIALQSLSNSSEFYYKIPKNYNEEFLNSIISECLANSLREFYYRFLLVQLRDTQFELIPEGSRPQDESSYKELCRVKHDGIQYQVEIKGRADLRINSPQKKHIVDFKTGNANSLQLVFYEWYYYLIENLELAEQMSSAFWKILDMRIEGKETVSTSKRLSFPADTQDMLLKCFAGGYSVGKKSEDRHLLNSISRSDLIIEREDR from the coding sequence ATGGTATATAAGGTAGTAGATTTCTCACGTGACATCATTGATAGCGCTCTGGAGAGTATCACTGAACGCTGCATAATGGTATTTCCCACCAGAGCTGTGGCGGAATTGGCCCGCAAGCGTTTCGAACCGCATTGGGCATTACAGGATATCCACTGGCTGGCTATGGAGGATTTCAAGGCGACTCTTTTGGCAGAAGAGAAAGCCCAGCTGGAAGACGAGAAACGCCTGCTCTGCCTGTATCAGGTCTTGCAGGAAGAGGATAAACAGCGCTTTCATATTCACTCTTATGGGGATTTGGTGGATTGGGGTACAAATATGTTCCGCTTTATGCAGGAGTTTATGGAGGCAAACAGGGCTATAGACGATCTCTTGAAGCTAAGTGAAGATCACCAGCTCTATATTCGCGCCTGGCAAGAAGTTCATCTTGAACATATCCATGCTATCCTTATGCGTTACAAAGCTTTTATAGAAGCAAGGGGTTTTAGTGACCGCATCTTCAGATTGCCCCTAACTGATTTGAACATACCCTGGCAAGACTATCGAATCGTGTTGGTCAATCAATTCTACTACAGCAAGTTGGAGCAGGAGATGCTCGCAGGCTGTGAAGGGGCAAAAAACGAAGTAGTGATCTACTATCATGAAGCGCGGGTGGATCCTGAAAATTGGCAGATGCCGGTATTCAGTCCGGAAAAGAGCAGCGCTCTGGAAGGGATGGAGCATAGGCTGAATATTGTAGAGTGTGAAAATGAAGAGCAAGCCGCATTGGCTTTTCTGGTGGCAAATGATGCGAGCGAGGATGCGGTGATAATCGATGCGAACTTCCGGCAGAAGGCATACTCTGTGCTCTTTGACGATAATTTGGTAGCCTCAGGGCAGACATTTCCCATCACAAACAGCCTATTGTTCCGTTTTCTAAGCATGCTGAACGAGATCGTGGAATCTCAGACTCATAGTCCTGGGTTTGTGCCTCTGCGCGTGATGTGCCCTTATCTCACCGATAGCACCATACCCCCGCTTATTCTTCCGGAATGGGATCTTACCAAACAAAACAGACTGGAACGGGAACTCTTTTGTCTGGCAGATGAAGAGGTTTTGTATCTGGATATATATCCCCGGGCTCAGTTTGATACCGATCCCACATACAAGGAGAAATATAATCTCTTGGAACAGCTCTGCAGCAAGGTGTTTGCTTTTGCCAGGGAGATACTGGCTCTGGATAGCATCAGTGAATTGAGTGAGCTGTGTGCCAGCAGCTTGGATCCTGCCAGGTTTTGCAGCCTGGATGAGCTTGAGAAAACGGATATTTTGGAGCAATACTGGGCCGCTTTGGCAAACTTTTTGGGTGCAGAGACTTTGGGTATAGTGGAAGACTGGCACAATATCTTCGACCAACCCGGAGCCGGAATCTTCGGCTTGTGGATGGACTATTTAAAGCCTGCACTACTACGCTACAAGCTGCCGGAGCGCTCTATAAGGGGGTGGGAGATCAGTAATCTGCTGGATTCCCGAAACCGTAGTTTTCGAAATGTGGCATTTTTTCAATTGGTGGAAGGGATTCTACCTCAGGCACCCGGAGCAGTGTGGCTCTTGAATGAGGGGCAGCGGGCGCGTTTGGGACTTTTGAGCTATGAAATAATCCGCCATTGGGAACGTTATTACTTCTTCAGGTTGGTGTTCACAGCGCAGAATGTTCAGATCTATACTTATCGCAATATGGAAAAGAACATGAAACCGAGCAGTTTCATCGGAGAGCTACTGCAATTGTGCGCCGTGGAGGTGCAAACCAGGCGGATACCGGCTTCGGCGATCTTTCAGGCCTATAAAGAACACCGTAAGGAAGAATTGGCTTCCCTCATTGAAAGCAGTCCCATCTTTCATCGTAAAAGCGATGATGATTTTTGCATCCTACCGGCGGATCCAGCGGTGGATTTTGGTACTGAACATAAGATCCGTTTTAATAGCTACGATATTTCCCTACTGGGACGTAATCCTTTTGTGTGGTATATTCAGGGGCTGCGCAAGCTGCGCTCCCGCAATACCTGGCTAAAAGAGAGCGTTAGCCCTGCCCTCTTTGGCATCCTGATGCACAGTTTCTTTACCGAGATTCTGGGCAAAAAGCCCGGAAAACATAACTCTGTAACCGAATTAAAAGCAGTATTTACAGATTCGACCAAGCTGAGAATTGCTCTGCAAAGCCTCAGTAATAGCAGTGAATTCTATTATAAGATACCAAAGAATTACAATGAAGAGTTCCTGAACAGCATCATTAGCGAATGCCTGGCAAACTCTCTGAGGGAATTCTACTACAGATTTCTGTTGGTGCAGCTGAGAGATACCCAGTTTGAACTGATACCGGAAGGTTCACGACCGCAGGACGAGAGTTCTTACAAAGAGCTCTGCCGGGTGAAACATGACGGGATCCAGTATCAGGTGGAGATCAAAGGGCGGGCGGATCTGCGGATCAACAGCCCTCAAAAAAAACACATAGTGGATTTCAAAACCGGGAATGCAAATTCCCTTCAATTGGTGTTCTATGAGTGGTATTACTATCTTATTGAGAATCTGGAGCTTGCTGAGCAGATGTCATCAGCCTTTTGGAAGATACTGGATATGCGAATTGAGGGAAAGGAAACAGTGAGCACCAGCAAACGTCTCAGCTTCCCCGCAGATACCCAAGATATGTTGTTGAAATGCTTTGCCGGAGGTTACTCCGTAGGAAAGAAATCCGAAGACAGGCATCTCTTAAATAGCATCAGCCGTAGTGATCTGATAATCGAGAGGGAGGATAGATGA